GGCGACATCGTCGATGCGACAGTGTCCGACATCTTGCCGGGCATGGCGCCGCTCACCGGCATTAACGGGCGACTGCGGATCACCGGACAGACGGCGTCTTTCGACGCGACCTCAGGCGCCATGGAGACCGGGCCCGGTCGACGCCTCGCACTGTCGTCCGGCCGCTTCCTGGTCGCCGACAGCGCGCTGCGGCCGACGCCCGCGATGGTCGAGGTCGCTGTGGGCGGCGACGTTGAAGCCGTCTCTGACCTGCTTTCGTTGCCGGCGATCGCCGACCACGCGTCTATCCCCGTCGAAGCAGGCGCGCTGAAAGGCACCCTCGAAGGTCGGCTGCGCGTCGATTTCGAGACAGGGGCGACCGCGCGCGATGCGGCCACGACGTTCGCCATCGACGCGACGACGTCGAACCTTGTGATCGAGAAGCTGATCGGCAGGGAGAAGCTCGAGAGCGGCGCGCTGCATATCGTCGCTGATCCAGCCGGACTGCGCGTGAACGGAACCGGCCGACTCTTTGGCGCGCCGGCCACCCTCGACGTGCGCCGCGGCTTTGGCGACAAGGGGCCCGCACAGGCGCAGGTCGCATTCACTTTTGACGATGCGGCGCGCCAGCGCGCTGGCTACGCCCTCGCCGGCGTCAGCGGCCCGATTCTGGCGACGATACGCACGCCCCTCCCGGTAGAGAACGTCGATACGCAGATTGATCTCGATCTCACCCGGACGAATTTCGACAATCCGCTCCCGGGCCTCGTCAAGCCGGCGGGAAAGCCGGCAAAGTCTTCGTTCACGCTGACGCGGCACGGCGAAGCGATGTCGCTCGAACAATTCATTTTCGACGCGGGACCGACGCAGGCGCAGGGCGTCATCGAGTTCGGACGCGAAGGCGCGTTCCGCGCCGCCCGTCTCTCGCAGGCGCGGCTCTCGCCCGGAGACGACATGCGCGTCGACGTGCAGCGCAGCGGCGAGCTCGTGAAGATCGTCGCGCGCGGCGCGAATTTCGACGCGCGTCCGATCATGCAGGGATTGCTGCGCGCGGACCGAGGAAAGGGGAGCGTTGATGACCTCGATCTCGACTTCAAGTCGCCGATCGTCACCGGCTACGGCAAGCAAATTCTCGCAAACGTCGAACTGAAATTGGAGCGTCGCGGCGGCAAGCCCCGCGCAGTGGCGCTTAAAGGCTTTTTTGGCCGCGAGCAGCTCACGGTCGGCATGGGGCGCGGTCAGGATAACCAGTCGCAACTCGAAATTGCGACAAACGACGGCGGCTCTCTGCTCTCCTTCTTTGACATCTATCGGAAGATGGACAGCGGCGCGCTGACCGCGACCGTGCAGCTTAGTCAAAACCGCGCCGATGGCGCGTTGCGCATTCGCGACTTCTTCGTGCGCGGCGAACCGACCGTGCGCCAGCTGATGGCGCAAAGCGGAACGGCGCGCCCGGACGATCGCGGCAATTACCGCTTCGACCCCGACCTCGTTCGCGTCGGCAGATTGGAGAGCGACTTCAGCTGGTCGGGCGGACAGCTTACCGTGCGCGAGGGCGTGCTGTCGGGTCCCGAGATCGGCCTCACTTTCGACGGCTACATCGACTTCCCGCGCGAGCGGCTGGACCTTGTGGGCTCATATGTGCCCGCCTATGCGTTGAACAATCTGTTGTCGAATATTCCGGTGGTCGGCGTCGTGCTCGCCGGCGGACAGCATGAAGGCGTATTTGCGCTGAGCTATCGCCTCTATGGCGCGCTCCCATCGCCCTCGATCAGCGTCAATCCGCTCTCGGCGATCGCGCCCGGGTTGATGCGCAAGATCATGGGCGTCATCGACGGCACGACGCGCATGCCGCAGCAGCGGTAGTCTTCGAGCTTACGCGCGTTCGAGCAATACGTGCTTCTTCTTGCCGAGCGAGAGTTTGACGACGCCGTCGCTTGCGAACTCCGCTTCGCCGATGACGCTGCGTTCGTCCGTCACCGGCGCATCATTGACGCGCAGCCCGCCGCCCTTGATCTGGCGTCGCGCTTCGCCGGTCGACGCGACGAGACCGGCTTTGACGAAGGCGGTCAGCACGCCGAGGCCGGCGGCGACTTCCTCAGCCGAAACGGCGACCTTGGGGAGCGACAAAGCGAGCGCGCCCTCTTCAAATGTCGTGCGCGCCGTATCCGCCGCCGCATCCGCCGCCGCGCGGCCGTGAATGAGCGCCGTCGCCTCCGTCGCCAGAGTCTTCTTGGCTTCGTTGATTTCGGCGCCTTGCAGCGCGGCGAGGCGCGCGATCTCTTCCATCGGCAGGAAGGTGAAGAGTTTTAGGAAGCGGGCGACGTCGGCGTCTTCCGTATTGCGCCAATACTGCCAGTAGTCATAGGGCGAAAGCATGTCGGCGTTGAGCCAGATGGCGCCGGCGGCGGTCTTGCCCATCTTGGCACCTGACGCCGTCGTCAGCAGCGGCGAGGTGAGCGCATAGAGTTGCGGGCAGCCCATGCGGCGGCCGAGATCGAGACCGGTGACGATATTGCCCCACTGGTCCGAGCCGCCCATCTGCAGCAGCGCGCCGTAGCGCTTGTTGATCTCGACGAAGTCATACGCCTGCAAGCACATGTAGTTGAACTCGATGAAGGAGAGTTCATGCTCGCGTTCGAGCCGCAGCTTCACCGAATCCATGGTGAGCATGCGGTTGACGGAGAAGTGGCGGCCGACGTCGCGCAGGAAGTCGATGTAGTTTAAGCCCGCCAGCCAATCGGCGTTGTCGAGCATCAGCGCGTCACTCGCGCCGTCACCAAAGGTGAGAAAGCGTTCGAAGACGGTCCGGATCGACGCCTTGTTGGCGTCGATCTGTTCGACGGTCAAAAGCTTGCGGCTCTCGTCCTTGCCGGAGGGATCGCCGACCCGCGTCGTGCCGCCGCCCATCAGCGGCAATGGCTTGCCGCCGGTGCGCTGCAGCCAGGCGAGCATCATGATCGGCAGGAGCGACCCGACATGGAGCGAGGGCGCCGTGCAGTCGAAGCCGATATAGGCGGAGAGCGTGCCGGAGCGCGCCTTTTCGTCCAGCCCCTCGAAATCCGAGCATTGATGCACGAAGCCGCGCTCGATCAGCGCGCGCAGGAAATCGGACGTGGGCGTAAAATCAACGGTCATGGCGGGGTGATAGGCGCAACGCGGCGCCCGCGCAAGCGACCCTGGCTTGAGAGTTCTGGTTGAAATTAATGGCCCCTTACGATATGTAAGGAGTTCTAACGAGAAGGAGCTTGGCCGTGTCGAAGGCGACCCTAACCAGCAAGGGTCAAATCACTCTGCCCGCCGAAGTACGCCGAGCCTTGCGGGTAGATACTGGCGACAGTCTGGTTTTCGAACAGACAAGCGGCGACGCCTTTCTCGTTCGCGCCGCCTCTGGAGACATACGACGCCTTAAAGGCGTTGTTCCGGCGCCCGCGACGCCAGTCACGCTCGAGGCAATGGAAGCGGCGATCCGAAGCCGGGCCGGCGAAAAGTGATAGCACTCGATACAAACGTGCTCGTGCGCTACCTCGCCCAGGACGACCGCGAGCAAGCCAAAGCCGCGACGCGATTTATCGAAGAGGCGCTGACGGCCGGCGATCCAGGGTTCATTTCGGCGATCGTTCTTTG
Above is a genomic segment from Methylocystis rosea containing:
- a CDS encoding AsmA-like C-terminal region-containing protein encodes the protein MTDRTGRKPSGGDIVVDRARRAIQRACRAAWRSPVFWAPPRGLPRLIMLSGLAAVLLCALTFGGFFLLLSQGSITFAWLAPRIVESLDELAGGRYEFSLGAAAIGNGDHGPTLSVDNFIVKKDGRPIVAAPRAELSLDLRSLLIGRIKLRRLEVLDLDLRLSVDPDGSVAISAGAHPVPAKAPAPAPDGAASAANGAGSERVTLLRDAAGALRGLMDFATSPNSPIAALDRLGVAHGRLTIDDRTIDRAIRYEDVTLSLDKGGNGMRFSAAANGPSGRWTAVAVAKGAPGGRRDFHAQFRNFSIDEISLAGGFRTTRFDTDAPLSFDLRFALGPGDEVLEASGQMEIGRGYFRFDEPDHEPVMIEKIAGVAVWDRAARKVAIAPLVFKAGGFDMTIVGEARPPDGAKTIADAASLDGPWTIALRLKAPTVVAPERAGEKNVRIDNGLLNARLFRDERQMVFDKFAFAGPDARVDLNGALSWRDDIRVILKMGIEDTQIRALARLWPTHVAPSVRTWFVDHVPVGVLKRAQYAADFDGAALNAMRYEQAPPDRSLFAEGDIVDATVSDILPGMAPLTGINGRLRITGQTASFDATSGAMETGPGRRLALSSGRFLVADSALRPTPAMVEVAVGGDVEAVSDLLSLPAIADHASIPVEAGALKGTLEGRLRVDFETGATARDAATTFAIDATTSNLVIEKLIGREKLESGALHIVADPAGLRVNGTGRLFGAPATLDVRRGFGDKGPAQAQVAFTFDDAARQRAGYALAGVSGPILATIRTPLPVENVDTQIDLDLTRTNFDNPLPGLVKPAGKPAKSSFTLTRHGEAMSLEQFIFDAGPTQAQGVIEFGREGAFRAARLSQARLSPGDDMRVDVQRSGELVKIVARGANFDARPIMQGLLRADRGKGSVDDLDLDFKSPIVTGYGKQILANVELKLERRGGKPRAVALKGFFGREQLTVGMGRGQDNQSQLEIATNDGGSLLSFFDIYRKMDSGALTATVQLSQNRADGALRIRDFFVRGEPTVRQLMAQSGTARPDDRGNYRFDPDLVRVGRLESDFSWSGGQLTVREGVLSGPEIGLTFDGYIDFPRERLDLVGSYVPAYALNNLLSNIPVVGVVLAGGQHEGVFALSYRLYGALPSPSISVNPLSAIAPGLMRKIMGVIDGTTRMPQQR
- a CDS encoding AbrB/MazE/SpoVT family DNA-binding domain-containing protein — translated: MSKATLTSKGQITLPAEVRRALRVDTGDSLVFEQTSGDAFLVRAASGDIRRLKGVVPAPATPVTLEAMEAAIRSRAGEK
- the tyrS gene encoding tyrosine--tRNA ligase — encoded protein: MTVDFTPTSDFLRALIERGFVHQCSDFEGLDEKARSGTLSAYIGFDCTAPSLHVGSLLPIMMLAWLQRTGGKPLPLMGGGTTRVGDPSGKDESRKLLTVEQIDANKASIRTVFERFLTFGDGASDALMLDNADWLAGLNYIDFLRDVGRHFSVNRMLTMDSVKLRLEREHELSFIEFNYMCLQAYDFVEINKRYGALLQMGGSDQWGNIVTGLDLGRRMGCPQLYALTSPLLTTASGAKMGKTAAGAIWLNADMLSPYDYWQYWRNTEDADVARFLKLFTFLPMEEIARLAALQGAEINEAKKTLATEATALIHGRAAADAAADTARTTFEEGALALSLPKVAVSAEEVAAGLGVLTAFVKAGLVASTGEARRQIKGGGLRVNDAPVTDERSVIGEAEFASDGVVKLSLGKKKHVLLERA